The Corynebacterium vitaeruminis DSM 20294 genome window below encodes:
- a CDS encoding acyl-CoA dehydrogenase family protein has protein sequence MENLRPVFEEIAATAAAREADRNFDRRLVDKLKRAGFTRLRAPVEYGGYGLNLEDTFRAYVELAAADSNLAQGLRPHFLAVESLLSAKDEGIKRRWLTRVGAGEIAIGNALTEVGNKPGEITTTLSPGADGFFLLNGTKFYSTGSLYADAIFVRARIAGTGEDVFLFVDRNAPGVGLFDDWDGFGQKLSASGTTVFNQVIVPEEDILHRDYTAPGVTQAFAQAHHLATLAGIGTAIERDITNYVRERARIFSHGAGTIPREDPQVQQVVGEVSAKAYAARTVLEGFLRNLDAALVRLEGIPESKEGEFREAIYASIELEAFRAQLTIAPAVLDAANHAFEVGGASATLKTTALDRHWRNARVLANHNPLIYRARLVGEDVLNGGHQAIQYTIGSSEKVGASA, from the coding sequence CTGGAAAACCTACGTCCCGTGTTCGAGGAGATTGCTGCCACGGCGGCAGCTCGCGAAGCAGATAGGAATTTCGACCGTAGGCTCGTCGACAAGCTCAAGCGGGCAGGATTTACCCGACTGCGAGCGCCGGTCGAGTACGGCGGGTACGGATTGAACCTGGAGGACACTTTTCGCGCTTACGTCGAGCTGGCGGCGGCTGACTCAAACCTCGCGCAAGGATTGCGTCCGCACTTTCTGGCGGTGGAATCGCTGCTGTCGGCGAAGGACGAGGGAATCAAACGCCGCTGGTTGACCCGCGTGGGTGCGGGTGAGATCGCCATCGGGAATGCTCTCACGGAAGTCGGGAACAAGCCGGGAGAAATCACAACGACGCTTAGCCCAGGTGCGGATGGATTTTTCCTCCTCAACGGTACGAAATTCTATTCCACTGGAAGCCTATACGCCGATGCGATCTTCGTGCGGGCGCGGATCGCTGGGACAGGCGAGGACGTCTTCCTATTTGTTGATCGAAACGCTCCAGGGGTCGGACTTTTCGACGATTGGGATGGGTTTGGCCAGAAGCTGTCTGCCTCGGGGACAACGGTCTTTAACCAAGTCATCGTGCCCGAAGAAGACATACTTCACCGCGATTACACCGCTCCCGGGGTAACCCAGGCTTTTGCCCAAGCGCATCACCTAGCAACCCTGGCTGGCATTGGCACCGCGATTGAACGAGACATCACGAACTATGTTCGCGAACGCGCCCGTATCTTCAGTCATGGTGCAGGAACCATCCCGCGAGAGGATCCCCAGGTCCAGCAGGTCGTGGGTGAAGTGTCCGCGAAGGCCTATGCGGCCCGCACAGTGCTGGAAGGATTCCTCCGCAACCTCGATGCGGCATTAGTTCGCCTAGAGGGGATTCCGGAAAGCAAGGAAGGAGAATTCCGCGAGGCAATCTATGCGAGCATCGAGCTGGAGGCCTTCCGCGCTCAGCTCACCATCGCACCAGCCGTGCTCGATGCTGCCAATCACGCCTTCGAAGTGGGAGGAGCCTCGGCCACGCTAAAAACGACGGCGCTCGATCGACACTGGCGCAACGCGCGCGTCCTAGCCAACCATAACCCCCTCATCTACCGTGCTCGGCTCGTGGGCGAAGACGTCCTCAACGGCGGACACCAGGCAATTCAGTACACCATCGGTTCGAGCGAGAAGGTGGGTGCGAGCGCGTAG